A genomic window from Synechococcus sp. CBW1107 includes:
- the rimO gene encoding 30S ribosomal protein S12 methylthiotransferase RimO: MSPASAAFPAGSVRPGASGAGRPTVAFAHLGCEKNRVDTEHMLGLLAQAGYGISADERDASVVVVNTCSFIQDARQESVRTLVELAEQGKELIIAGCLAQHFREELLESLPEARAIVGTGDYQHIVDVLERVEAGERVNRVSDVPTFVGDEHLPRYRTTSEAVAFLKVAEGCDYRCAFCIIPRLRGDQRSRTIDSIVAEAHQLAAQGVQELILISQITTNYGLDLYGKPQLAELLRALGEVEIPWIRVHYAYPTGLTPEVLRAYREVPNVLPYLDLPLQHSHPDVLRAMNRPWQTGVTTDLLGRIRDQLPDAVLRTTFIVGFPGETEDHFEHLLRFVEEQRFDHVGVFTFSPEDGTAAVELPNPVPAEVAIERRNRLMAAQQPIAAGRNASWVGRIVDVLIEQENPSSGEMIGRCARFAPDVDGEVRVSPGPGGLCASPGTMVPVRLTASTPYDLQGEVVGARAMVEEALAGREGRG; the protein is encoded by the coding sequence ATGTCTCCCGCCAGCGCAGCTTTCCCCGCAGGATCGGTCCGGCCCGGGGCGTCAGGCGCCGGCCGTCCCACCGTGGCCTTCGCCCACCTGGGATGCGAGAAGAACAGGGTCGACACCGAGCACATGCTCGGGCTGCTCGCCCAGGCGGGCTACGGCATCAGTGCCGATGAGCGCGACGCCTCGGTGGTGGTGGTGAACACCTGCAGCTTCATCCAGGACGCCCGTCAGGAATCGGTGCGCACCCTGGTGGAACTGGCGGAGCAGGGCAAGGAACTGATCATCGCCGGCTGCCTCGCCCAGCATTTCCGGGAGGAGCTGCTGGAGTCGTTGCCGGAGGCACGGGCGATCGTGGGCACCGGCGACTACCAGCACATCGTGGACGTGCTGGAGCGGGTGGAGGCGGGTGAACGGGTGAACCGGGTCAGCGACGTGCCCACCTTCGTGGGCGACGAGCATCTGCCCCGCTACCGGACCACCTCCGAGGCGGTCGCCTTTCTCAAGGTGGCCGAAGGCTGCGACTACCGCTGCGCCTTCTGCATCATCCCCAGGCTCCGGGGCGACCAACGCTCCCGCACGATCGACTCGATCGTGGCGGAAGCCCATCAGCTCGCCGCCCAGGGGGTGCAGGAACTGATCCTGATCAGCCAGATCACCACCAACTACGGCCTCGACCTCTACGGCAAGCCCCAGCTGGCGGAGCTGCTGCGGGCCCTGGGGGAGGTGGAGATTCCCTGGATCCGGGTGCATTACGCCTACCCCACCGGTCTGACCCCTGAGGTGCTGCGCGCTTACCGCGAGGTGCCCAATGTGCTTCCTTACCTCGATCTGCCGCTCCAGCACAGCCATCCCGACGTCCTCCGGGCCATGAACCGCCCCTGGCAGACCGGCGTGACCACCGATCTGCTGGGACGCATCCGCGACCAGCTGCCCGATGCGGTGCTGCGCACCACCTTCATCGTGGGCTTCCCCGGTGAAACCGAGGACCACTTCGAGCATCTGCTTCGCTTCGTCGAGGAGCAGCGCTTCGACCATGTCGGGGTCTTCACCTTCTCCCCGGAAGACGGCACCGCGGCGGTGGAGCTGCCGAATCCGGTGCCCGCCGAGGTGGCGATCGAGCGCCGCAACCGCCTGATGGCCGCGCAACAGCCGATCGCGGCCGGGCGCAATGCCAGCTGGGTGGGGCGGATCGTGGATGTGCTGATCGAGCAGGAGAACCCCAGCAGCGGCGAGATGATCGGCCGCTGTGCCCGCTTCGCTCCCGACGTGGACGGCGAAGTGCGGGTGAGCCCCGGTCCCGGCGGCCTCTGCGCCTCCCCCGGAACCATGGTGCCGGTGCGCCTCACGGCCTCCACCCCCTATGACCTCCAGGGCGAGGTGGTGGGTGCCCGGGCCATGGTGGAGGAGGCACTGGCGGGGCGCGAGGGCCGGGGTTGA
- a CDS encoding MFS transporter gives MRHWIRRNQRTTFLIASGLSTAGSFAGLTAKGWILMDQTSNPLLLALHFGALAMPSLLASGSAGVLTDRIGCERVLIRSQWGLVSGAALGAVAIPLLAGAAQVILLLLSTLVVGLASSFELTARNKYCALLVDEPAQLAPYLTSFSVVFNVGKLVGPPIGGLLLALTGPATALAIDAASYLLPVATVLWLLQPDLSMERRSGSGGASTLATAWRGCGASLRHVLVFTGMACLAVFFHPGLAPLIAAQVLGPSPQSLGWFTSVLAAGSISGGLLLQRRSQWLSERPSLLLGSCCVITSLAQLGMALTAPAPFRLAMTFLIGAGTAGLLAGSSLILQVGAPLVLRGRMAGLGQIAFLGGGGFSGLIAAALCLRVGLQPTFALMGSVGLALGLLELTSRWGQRLNPLDSDQLDAA, from the coding sequence TTGAGGCACTGGATCCGCCGCAACCAGCGCACGACCTTTCTGATCGCCTCGGGGCTGAGCACCGCCGGCTCCTTCGCCGGGCTTACCGCCAAGGGCTGGATCCTGATGGACCAGACCAGCAATCCACTGCTGCTGGCCCTGCACTTCGGAGCCCTGGCGATGCCCAGCCTGCTGGCCAGCGGCAGCGCCGGGGTTCTCACCGACCGGATCGGCTGTGAGCGGGTGCTGATCCGCTCCCAGTGGGGCCTGGTGTCCGGTGCCGCCCTGGGGGCCGTGGCCATCCCCTTGTTGGCCGGAGCTGCCCAGGTGATCCTGCTGCTGCTCAGCACCCTGGTGGTGGGCCTGGCCAGCTCCTTCGAGCTCACCGCCCGCAACAAGTACTGCGCCCTGCTGGTGGATGAACCGGCTCAACTGGCCCCCTACCTCACCTCCTTCTCGGTGGTGTTCAACGTCGGCAAGCTGGTGGGTCCACCGATCGGCGGGTTGCTGCTCGCCCTGACGGGACCCGCCACGGCCCTGGCCATCGATGCGGCCTCCTACCTGCTGCCGGTCGCCACGGTGCTTTGGCTGCTGCAGCCCGACCTCAGCATGGAGCGGCGCAGCGGGAGCGGCGGCGCTTCAACCCTGGCCACCGCCTGGCGGGGATGCGGCGCCAGCCTGCGCCACGTGCTCGTGTTCACCGGAATGGCCTGCCTGGCGGTCTTCTTCCATCCCGGTCTGGCCCCGTTGATCGCCGCGCAGGTGCTCGGGCCATCGCCCCAGTCCCTGGGCTGGTTCACGAGCGTGCTGGCGGCCGGAAGCATCAGCGGGGGGCTGCTGCTTCAACGTCGCAGCCAGTGGTTGAGTGAACGTCCCTCGCTGCTGCTGGGCAGCTGTTGCGTGATCACCAGCCTCGCCCAACTGGGCATGGCCCTGACGGCGCCCGCGCCCTTCCGGCTGGCCATGACCTTTCTGATCGGAGCGGGGACAGCCGGTCTGCTGGCGGGCAGCAGCCTGATCCTGCAGGTGGGGGCTCCGCTGGTGCTGCGCGGCCGGATGGCAGGCCTTGGCCAGATCGCCTTCCTCGGCGGCGGCGGCTTCAGTGGCCTGATCGCCGCTGCTCTCTGCCTGAGGGTGGGCCTGCAGCCCACCTTCGCCCTGATGGGCAGCGTGGGGCTTGCGCTGGGATTGCTCGAGCTCACCAGCCGCTGGGGACAGCGCCTGAATCCGTTGGACTCAGATCAGCTTGATGCCGCGTAG
- a CDS encoding cytochrome B6: protein MAAALYLALVAAGLATAFLLSTVLRGIKLI from the coding sequence ATGGCGGCAGCTCTCTACCTCGCTCTGGTGGCCGCTGGACTGGCGACAGCCTTTCTGCTCTCCACGGTCCTACGCGGCATCAAGCTGATCTGA
- a CDS encoding B12-binding domain-containing radical SAM protein — protein MRALLVYPEFPKTFWSYEKILELVNRKVLLPPLGMVTVAALLPQQWDFKLVDRNVREVTEAEWDWAELVIISGMIVQKADMAAQIAKAKQRGLPVAVGGPFASSTPDAPEIALADFKVLDEGEITLPMFIEALERGERQGRFSSEGEKPDVTGTPIPRFDLLELDAYDSMSVQFSRGCPFQCEFCDIIVLYGRKPRTKSPEQLIAELQYLYDLGWRRSIFLVDDNFIGNKRNAKLLLPALKQWQIDHGYPFSFATEASVDLASDDEMMLMMAESRFDSVFLGIETPDEASLETARKLQNTRSSLEESVDRITSYGIRVMAGFIIGFDGEKSGAGDRIVEFVTRTGIPAAMMGMLQALPNTGLWHRLEKEGRLIQDKADAKGVNQTNLLNFVPTRPIRDIANEYVEAFCNLYEPNAYMDRVFSYYHKVGKPRWKPFLKPEHSGFKLPSWTDVRALLIVIWRQGLIRDTRGRFWRYLLAMARTNPDQLEQFLVVLAHNEHFMEYRSIVTEEIQVQLQSLPPEPPPANSEVRELQPA, from the coding sequence ATGCGCGCCCTGCTCGTCTACCCGGAGTTCCCCAAGACCTTCTGGAGCTACGAGAAAATTCTCGAGCTTGTGAACCGCAAGGTTCTGCTGCCGCCCCTTGGGATGGTCACCGTGGCGGCCCTGCTGCCCCAGCAGTGGGACTTCAAGCTGGTCGACCGCAATGTGCGCGAGGTGACCGAGGCCGAGTGGGACTGGGCGGAGCTGGTGATCATCTCCGGGATGATCGTTCAGAAAGCCGACATGGCCGCCCAGATCGCCAAGGCCAAGCAGCGGGGTCTGCCCGTGGCGGTGGGAGGCCCCTTCGCCAGTTCCACTCCCGATGCCCCGGAGATCGCACTGGCCGACTTCAAGGTGCTGGATGAGGGCGAGATCACCCTGCCGATGTTCATCGAGGCCCTGGAGCGCGGAGAGCGGCAGGGACGCTTCAGCTCGGAGGGTGAGAAACCCGACGTCACCGGCACCCCCATTCCCCGTTTCGATCTGCTTGAGCTCGACGCCTACGACTCGATGTCGGTGCAGTTCTCCCGCGGCTGCCCCTTCCAGTGCGAGTTCTGCGACATCATCGTTCTCTACGGCCGCAAGCCCCGCACCAAGAGTCCCGAGCAACTGATCGCCGAGCTGCAATACCTCTACGACCTGGGCTGGCGGCGCTCGATCTTCCTCGTGGACGACAACTTCATCGGCAACAAGCGCAACGCCAAGTTGCTGCTGCCTGCACTCAAGCAATGGCAGATCGATCACGGCTACCCCTTCAGCTTCGCCACAGAAGCCTCGGTGGATCTGGCCTCCGATGACGAGATGATGCTGATGATGGCCGAGAGCCGCTTCGACAGCGTCTTTCTCGGCATCGAAACCCCCGACGAAGCGAGCCTGGAAACGGCGCGAAAGCTGCAGAACACCCGCAGCTCCCTGGAGGAGTCCGTGGATCGGATCACGTCCTACGGCATCCGGGTGATGGCCGGCTTCATCATCGGCTTCGATGGGGAGAAATCCGGGGCTGGCGACCGCATCGTCGAGTTCGTGACCCGCACAGGCATTCCCGCCGCCATGATGGGTATGTTGCAGGCGCTGCCCAACACGGGCCTCTGGCATCGGCTGGAGAAGGAAGGCCGCCTGATTCAGGACAAGGCCGACGCCAAGGGGGTCAACCAGACCAACCTGCTCAACTTCGTGCCCACCCGTCCGATCCGCGACATCGCCAACGAATACGTGGAGGCCTTCTGCAACCTCTATGAACCGAACGCCTACATGGATCGGGTCTTCAGCTACTACCACAAGGTGGGCAAGCCCCGTTGGAAGCCCTTCCTCAAGCCCGAGCATTCCGGCTTCAAGCTCCCCAGCTGGACCGACGTGCGCGCCCTCCTGATCGTGATCTGGCGCCAGGGCCTGATCCGCGACACCCGAGGCCGGTTCTGGCGTTACCTCCTGGCCATGGCCCGCACGAATCCTGATCAGCTGGAGCAGTTCCTGGTGGTGCTCGCCCACAACGAGCACTTCATGGAGTACCGCAGCATCGTCACCGAGGAGATCCAGGTGCAGCTCCAGTCGCTGCCGCCGGAACCCCCTCCGGCCAACTCCGAAGTGAGAGAACTGCAGCCCGCCTGA
- a CDS encoding DUF4346 domain-containing protein, translating to MDQLAPTTTPSASFPSSLQELRALDERLSQRSIDLDPSGYVLISLDRERGELVAELYSNGINARGLATDPDTGEVLSCRGGDPRQPVTVFRGRTAKELGILLTEGPGQAPISRLDHALYLGRELQKAEAALRSGDSYIQD from the coding sequence ATGGATCAGCTAGCCCCCACCACGACGCCCTCTGCCTCGTTCCCTTCATCCCTGCAGGAGCTGCGTGCCCTCGATGAACGCCTGTCGCAGCGCTCGATCGATCTCGACCCCTCCGGGTACGTGCTGATCAGCCTGGATCGTGAGCGTGGGGAGCTGGTGGCGGAGCTCTACAGCAACGGCATCAATGCGCGAGGCCTGGCCACCGACCCAGACACCGGTGAAGTGCTCAGCTGCCGTGGCGGTGATCCTCGCCAGCCAGTGACCGTGTTTCGAGGCCGCACGGCCAAGGAGCTGGGCATTCTGCTCACCGAAGGACCCGGGCAGGCTCCGATCAGCCGGCTGGATCACGCCCTCTACCTCGGACGGGAGCTTCAGAAGGCCGAAGCGGCCCTGCGCTCGGGCGACTCCTACATCCAGGACTGA
- a CDS encoding GNAT family N-acetyltransferase yields the protein MAELQARWHRAMAEIPREAWQELTGPAGLPFYGWPWLQALERSGSIVPRQGWQPCHLSLWRQERLIAVAPLYLKGHSYGEFVFDQSFAQLAGQLGLRYYPKLVGMSPLSPVQGYRFHIDPSEDGLEITALMLDLIDRFCREQKIFSCNFLYVDPDWQPAAEAAGCATWLNQQSLWTNDGFSGFEDYLAGFNANQRRNIRRERRSIAAAGLQVTALAGSGISAAMLRQMHQFYAQHCSRWGAWGSKYLSEEFFHVDALELREHLVLFSAHRGDPHEPVAMSLCVRHGEFLWGRYWGSDREIENLHFEVCYYAPIEWAIVQGIRGFDPGAGGSHKRRRGFLAVPRASLHRWQDPGFDRLLRRWLPEANAQMLEEIEAENAELPFSRRELPLGAC from the coding sequence ATGGCTGAGCTGCAGGCCCGCTGGCACCGGGCCATGGCGGAGATTCCGCGGGAAGCCTGGCAGGAGCTCACGGGACCGGCGGGTCTTCCGTTCTACGGCTGGCCCTGGCTGCAGGCCCTGGAGCGCTCCGGCAGCATCGTGCCCCGCCAGGGCTGGCAGCCCTGCCACCTGAGCCTGTGGCGCCAGGAGCGACTGATTGCCGTCGCGCCGCTCTACCTCAAGGGCCACAGCTACGGAGAATTCGTCTTCGATCAGTCCTTCGCCCAGCTCGCCGGTCAGCTGGGTCTGCGCTACTACCCGAAGCTGGTGGGCATGAGCCCGCTCAGCCCTGTGCAGGGCTATCGCTTTCACATCGATCCCAGTGAAGACGGGTTGGAAATCACAGCCCTGATGCTGGATCTGATCGATCGCTTCTGCCGAGAGCAGAAGATCTTCAGCTGCAACTTTCTCTACGTCGATCCCGACTGGCAGCCGGCTGCCGAGGCCGCCGGCTGCGCCACATGGCTGAATCAGCAGAGTCTCTGGACCAACGACGGTTTCAGCGGTTTCGAAGATTATCTGGCTGGTTTCAATGCCAACCAGCGACGCAACATCCGCCGGGAACGGCGCTCGATCGCAGCGGCCGGCCTGCAGGTGACAGCCCTGGCGGGTTCCGGGATTTCCGCCGCCATGCTGAGGCAAATGCACCAGTTCTATGCGCAACACTGCAGCCGCTGGGGGGCCTGGGGCAGCAAATACCTCAGTGAGGAGTTCTTCCACGTGGATGCCCTGGAGCTGCGGGAGCATCTGGTTCTGTTCAGCGCTCACCGGGGAGATCCCCACGAGCCGGTGGCGATGTCGCTGTGCGTGCGCCATGGCGAGTTCCTCTGGGGCCGGTACTGGGGCAGTGATCGGGAGATCGAGAATCTGCATTTCGAGGTGTGTTACTACGCCCCGATCGAGTGGGCGATCGTGCAGGGCATCCGCGGCTTTGATCCAGGGGCTGGCGGCAGCCACAAGCGGCGCCGGGGATTTCTGGCCGTGCCCAGGGCCAGCCTGCACCGCTGGCAGGATCCGGGCTTCGATCGGCTCCTGCGCCGCTGGCTCCCCGAGGCCAATGCGCAGATGCTCGAGGAGATCGAGGCGGAAAATGCCGAGCTGCCCTTCAGCCGAAGGGAGCTGCCCCTGGGCGCCTGCTGA
- a CDS encoding dihydrofolate reductase family protein produces MSLPQLRLVLAISLDGRLAPAQGGAAQLGADGDRGVLEEALAWADGCLVGAATIRLHRSTCLIHRPELLAQRRLEGRSPQPIALVVSRGRGLEPYLPFFAQPVERWLLSPGMGQPAFDAHLSLGDWRTCLAELGVRGLRRLVLLGGTELATALLAEGLVQELQLSLCPVLLGGRHGWVSPLAPDLSGQSWQLMEHRPLGGGEMLLRYRRGTPTEA; encoded by the coding sequence TTGAGCCTTCCCCAGCTGCGGCTGGTGCTGGCCATCAGCCTCGATGGCCGTCTCGCGCCTGCCCAGGGGGGTGCCGCCCAGCTCGGAGCTGACGGCGACCGCGGGGTGCTGGAGGAGGCTCTGGCCTGGGCCGATGGCTGCCTGGTCGGAGCGGCCACGATCCGGTTGCATCGCAGCACCTGTCTGATCCATCGCCCTGAGCTGCTGGCGCAACGCCGCCTCGAGGGCCGCTCCCCCCAGCCCATCGCCCTGGTGGTGAGCCGAGGCCGGGGGCTGGAGCCGTACCTGCCATTCTTCGCCCAGCCCGTGGAGCGCTGGCTGCTCTCACCGGGGATGGGCCAGCCGGCCTTCGATGCCCATCTGTCCCTGGGCGACTGGCGGACGTGCCTGGCAGAGCTGGGCGTGCGAGGACTGCGCCGTCTGGTGCTGCTCGGTGGGACTGAGCTGGCCACGGCCCTGCTGGCGGAAGGTCTTGTGCAGGAGCTGCAGCTGAGCCTCTGTCCGGTGCTGTTGGGGGGCCGGCATGGCTGGGTGAGCCCCCTGGCGCCCGACCTCTCCGGCCAGAGCTGGCAGTTGATGGAGCACAGGCCCCTAGGGGGCGGGGAGATGCTGTTGCGCTATCGCCGCGGCACACCTACCGAGGCGTGA
- a CDS encoding 6-carboxytetrahydropterin synthase: MPATPSAGVSAGGFRHGHGRGCVITRRALFSASHLYRLPELSDEENVSRFGRCSLAPGHGHNYELIVAMAGPLDGDGMVLNLSDVKHAIRREVTDPLDFRFLNDCWPEFDLSRPEGRLPTTEALLQAIWTRLAPHLPLAGLRLYEQPTLWADVIGNPMEAFLSIRTHFSAAHRLAREELSQSENEAIYGKCARPHGHGHNYLLDVTVRGAIDPRTGMVCDLGELQSLVNDLVVEPFDHTFLNKDVAHFATCVPTAENIALHIADLLSAPIAATGAALHKVRLQESPNNAAEVFAETPLLETRPAVLEALAGA, encoded by the coding sequence ATGCCCGCCACCCCCAGCGCAGGAGTTTCCGCCGGTGGGTTCCGCCACGGCCACGGCCGTGGCTGCGTGATCACCCGCCGGGCCCTGTTCAGCGCCAGTCACCTCTACCGGTTGCCGGAGCTGAGCGATGAGGAGAACGTCAGCCGCTTCGGCCGCTGCAGCCTCGCCCCGGGCCACGGCCACAACTACGAGCTGATCGTGGCGATGGCCGGGCCCCTCGATGGCGACGGCATGGTGCTCAATCTCTCCGATGTGAAGCACGCCATCCGCCGGGAGGTCACCGATCCCCTCGACTTCCGGTTCCTCAACGACTGCTGGCCTGAGTTCGATCTCAGCCGGCCCGAGGGGCGCCTGCCCACCACCGAGGCCCTGCTCCAGGCGATCTGGACGCGTCTGGCCCCGCATCTGCCGCTCGCCGGTCTGCGCCTCTACGAGCAACCCACCCTCTGGGCCGATGTCATCGGCAACCCCATGGAAGCCTTCCTCTCGATCCGCACCCACTTCTCCGCCGCCCACCGCCTCGCCCGCGAGGAGCTTTCCCAGAGCGAGAACGAAGCGATCTACGGCAAGTGCGCCCGCCCCCATGGCCATGGCCACAACTACCTGCTCGATGTCACCGTGCGCGGTGCGATCGATCCCCGCACCGGCATGGTCTGCGATCTCGGCGAGCTGCAGAGCCTGGTGAACGACCTGGTGGTGGAGCCCTTCGATCACACCTTCCTCAACAAGGACGTGGCCCATTTCGCCACCTGCGTGCCCACCGCCGAGAACATCGCCCTGCACATCGCTGATCTGCTCAGCGCACCGATTGCCGCCACCGGTGCCGCTCTGCACAAGGTGCGTCTGCAGGAAAGTCCCAACAACGCCGCCGAAGTGTTCGCCGAAACCCCCCTCCTCGAGACCCGCCCCGCTGTGCTGGAGGCCCTCGCCGGCGCTTGA
- a CDS encoding shikimate kinase: MASEPPSPASVSSGLPGRLEGLNIYLVGMMGAGKSSVGRPLAEALGYRFIDADSVLEQHAGCSIPELFERGGETAFRELESAVLNRIACWHSLVVATGGGVVCRPCNWGQMRQGLVVWLDAHEQLLLERLRADPGRRPLLATADPEGRLSQLLSERRPLYSQADLRVPQDGRPAAAVAEQVLEAIPTVLRQRVAPPQAAAQLVDDNGTTMTSLNASAEQC, encoded by the coding sequence ATGGCCTCTGAACCGCCCTCCCCCGCCAGCGTGAGTTCTGGGCTGCCAGGGCGCCTGGAGGGCCTGAACATCTATCTGGTGGGGATGATGGGAGCCGGCAAGAGCAGTGTCGGCCGGCCGCTGGCCGAAGCCCTCGGCTATCGCTTCATCGATGCCGACAGCGTTCTGGAGCAGCATGCCGGCTGCTCGATTCCTGAGCTGTTCGAGCGCGGAGGGGAGACGGCCTTCCGTGAGCTGGAGTCGGCCGTGCTCAACCGGATCGCCTGCTGGCATTCCCTGGTGGTGGCCACCGGCGGGGGGGTGGTGTGCCGCCCCTGCAACTGGGGCCAGATGCGACAGGGTCTGGTGGTGTGGCTGGACGCCCATGAGCAGCTGCTGCTGGAGCGCCTGCGGGCCGATCCAGGCCGCAGGCCCCTGCTGGCCACCGCTGATCCCGAGGGGCGGCTGTCCCAGCTGCTGAGCGAACGCCGGCCCCTCTACAGCCAGGCCGACCTCAGGGTACCCCAGGACGGACGACCGGCAGCAGCCGTCGCCGAGCAGGTGCTGGAGGCGATCCCCACGGTGCTGCGCCAGCGGGTGGCACCACCGCAGGCTGCCGCTCAGCTGGTCGACGACAACGGCACCACGATGACCAGCCTGAACGCATCAGCCGAGCAGTGCTGA
- a CDS encoding chlororespiratory reduction protein 7 has protein sequence MSDPLLRELDHYVVLEPSRGERILTADETLSWLTSQLAGLEEPPADLLGLSSDRERAERLLETACELELEPGMAIQWYAVRLEPPAR, from the coding sequence ATGTCCGATCCCCTGCTGCGGGAACTCGATCATTACGTGGTGCTGGAGCCCTCCCGGGGGGAACGCATCCTCACGGCTGACGAAACCCTCAGCTGGCTGACCAGCCAGCTCGCCGGACTGGAGGAGCCCCCCGCCGACCTGCTCGGACTCTCCAGCGACCGTGAGCGGGCCGAGCGGCTGCTGGAAACAGCCTGTGAACTGGAGCTGGAGCCCGGCATGGCCATTCAGTGGTACGCCGTGCGCCTGGAGCCCCCGGCACGGTGA
- a CDS encoding DUF6816 family protein, with protein sequence MLSSRVAFILAALITLWPGQALAASGATGPLERRLAAWPDWSLPAPLSRPGRSDLRYPDWFSGAWWVHSLEEGSGEPIPAYPVRFLRDDRGAVVGDRAFNATQVGDALLGGQLLSVANDPANPNRQLALLRGDLELESTVIGRRSQPEPAAMARENKQEFLADELTLQVLHGPGGARISRVETLSRYSFVAGTPGHELIRGEQWQATYPSPEQGLVAQASGGHHLWLLLSRSP encoded by the coding sequence ATGCTCAGCTCTCGGGTCGCCTTCATCCTGGCCGCCCTGATCACCCTCTGGCCGGGGCAGGCCCTGGCGGCCAGCGGAGCCACAGGTCCGCTCGAGAGGCGTCTGGCGGCCTGGCCCGATTGGAGCCTGCCGGCCCCCCTCAGCCGCCCCGGTCGCAGCGACCTGCGCTATCCGGACTGGTTCAGCGGAGCCTGGTGGGTGCACAGCCTGGAGGAGGGCAGTGGTGAGCCGATCCCGGCCTACCCCGTGCGATTCCTGCGGGATGACCGGGGAGCGGTGGTGGGCGATCGTGCCTTCAACGCCACCCAGGTGGGCGACGCGCTGCTGGGGGGTCAGCTGCTCTCGGTGGCCAATGATCCGGCCAACCCCAACCGCCAGCTGGCCTTGCTGCGCGGCGATCTGGAACTGGAATCCACGGTGATCGGGCGCCGCAGCCAGCCGGAGCCGGCGGCCATGGCCCGGGAGAACAAGCAGGAGTTCCTCGCCGATGAGCTGACCCTGCAGGTGCTGCACGGCCCAGGAGGAGCGCGGATCAGCCGTGTGGAGACCCTGAGCCGCTACTCATTCGTCGCCGGCACTCCGGGCCACGAGCTGATCCGGGGGGAGCAGTGGCAGGCCACCTACCCATCGCCGGAGCAGGGGCTGGTGGCCCAGGCAAGCGGAGGCCATCACCTCTGGCTGCTGCTCAGCCGCAGCCCATGA
- a CDS encoding glutathione S-transferase family protein — protein MLELHQFRHSSFCEKVRLILAAKGLEYSIIEVTPGLGQLELFRLSGQRQVPVLVDGGEVIADSSAIAQHLESRVPTPPLIPEDPADRARVLLFEDWADTALAAGVRQALLQAAGSDAVMRGALLPEATPALLRSLVGALPTDLLTPLGDTIGQTERRQLQANLEQLAVLLAPGRFLVGDRLSLADLAVAAQLSLLLFPASAGAPLAGRGVPGLADHPLLTSLFAWRDGLYLSLGRGAVSEPASPPSP, from the coding sequence ATGCTCGAGCTTCACCAGTTCCGCCATTCCTCCTTCTGCGAGAAGGTGAGGTTGATCCTGGCCGCCAAAGGGCTGGAATACAGCATCATCGAGGTCACCCCCGGGCTGGGGCAGCTGGAGCTGTTCCGTCTCTCGGGTCAGAGGCAGGTGCCTGTGCTGGTGGACGGCGGAGAGGTGATCGCCGACTCCAGCGCCATTGCCCAGCACCTCGAGAGCCGGGTGCCGACCCCTCCCCTGATTCCCGAGGATCCGGCCGACCGCGCCCGGGTGCTCCTCTTTGAAGACTGGGCCGACACGGCCCTGGCTGCCGGCGTGCGTCAGGCGCTGCTGCAGGCGGCCGGCTCCGATGCCGTCATGCGTGGGGCCCTGCTGCCGGAGGCCACCCCCGCGCTTCTGCGCTCGCTGGTGGGGGCCCTGCCCACCGACCTGCTCACCCCCCTCGGCGACACCATCGGCCAGACGGAGCGGCGCCAGCTGCAGGCGAACCTCGAGCAGCTGGCGGTGCTGCTGGCTCCGGGCCGCTTTCTGGTGGGTGATCGGCTCTCTCTGGCCGATCTCGCGGTGGCGGCCCAGTTGTCGCTGCTGCTCTTCCCGGCCAGCGCCGGTGCTCCTCTGGCCGGCCGTGGCGTGCCCGGCCTGGCCGACCATCCCCTGCTCACCAGCCTCTTCGCCTGGAGGGATGGCCTCTACCTCTCTCTGGGTCGAGGCGCCGTCAGCGAGCCGGCTTCGCCGCCCTCCCCCTGA
- a CDS encoding DUF751 family protein, producing the protein MKDFFLNVTRYPRYLVAFSLGVFNSVLEPLAQRRSNPVTAVALVGALVSGMISLSLVLRAMVTPAPLA; encoded by the coding sequence ATGAAGGACTTCTTCCTCAACGTGACGCGCTACCCGCGCTACCTGGTGGCGTTCAGCCTCGGCGTGTTCAACTCCGTGCTCGAACCTCTGGCGCAACGGCGCAGCAACCCGGTCACCGCAGTGGCCCTGGTGGGGGCCCTGGTGAGCGGAATGATCAGCCTGAGCCTGGTGCTGCGTGCCATGGTGACTCCAGCACCACTGGCATAG